The following proteins are co-located in the Syngnathus scovelli strain Florida chromosome 21, RoL_Ssco_1.2, whole genome shotgun sequence genome:
- the asb3 gene encoding ankyrin repeat and SOCS box protein 3: MSMDFSACYVDTMSSVAVAARLGDRRRLRRLLREGRSVSCTDNRGWMPLHEAAHAGMMGCLKDILSAARTGVSLSEFRTYVNSSTHEGETACFLAARGGHVGAVRRLLKSKAKIDQLTNDLSCPLYAAVDNGHIEVVRLLMDKGAELNRSHTATCWTCLHLAVYRDHVDIVWMLVQSAELEVRDDYNMTPLFLAAKHGRQQCLEILIHAGADVNAQASDMASPLMLASQQGHESCVELLLEHNANANLNCSYDWPQLPIHAAAQFGHLGILRRLLPVTIRQCDRGEGLVSPLYLAIQGGQAACVALLLDQGFSPDAQSCLHSMGPHSPLSFAFHSGYSDISGMLLAAGAALHKSEWKPVLGQKNSSLLKLVLEHRWLYPPRHPRGDSSKVALRRPELDDMLRTALKLLEFAVDWLPPLLRAGLDPDSLLRSIVLEKVDSELLNFLLQFVNWSTMSPALKSILWRRRAQETWHPLPQFDSVPDLSHLCRLRIRTLMGPEEVMRMDAVGELPVPLSIQRFLQFT; this comes from the exons ATGTCGATGGACTTCAGCGCGTGCTATGTGGACACCATGTCCAGCGTGGCCGTCGCCGCTCGCCTCGGCGACAGGAGGCGCCTGAGGCGGCTGCTTCGCGAGGGACGCAGTGTGTCCTGTACCGACAACCGGGGTTGGATGCCCCTACACGAGGCGGCCCACGCCGGCATGATGGGCTGCCTCAAGGATATTCTCTCGGCCGCCAGGACCG GCGTCTCACTGTCAGAATTCCGCACGTACGTCAACTCCAGCACCCACGAGGGAGAGACGGCCTGCTTTCTGGCGGCAAGAGGGGGCCACGTGGGGGCTGTACGGCGCCTCCTCAAATCCAAAGCCAAAATAGACCAGCTCACCAACGACCTCTCATGTCCGCTTTATGCAG CGGTGGACAACGGCCACATAGAGGTGGTGCGCTTGCTGATGGACAAGGGGGCAGAATTGAACAGATCGCACACGGCCACCTGCTGGACGTGCCTTCATCTCGCCGTCTATCGG GATCACGTGGACATCGTGTGGATGCTAGTGCAGTCGGCTGAGCTGGAGGTGCGTGACGACTACAACATGACACCGCTCTTCCTGGCGGCGAAGCACGGTCGGCAACAATGTCTAGAGATCCTGATCCACGCAG gtgcCGACGTCAACGCACAGGCATCGGACATGGCCTCGCCGCTGATGCTGGCTTCCCAGCAGGGTCACGAGTCGTGTGTGGAGCTGCTGCTGGAGCACAACGCCAACGCCAACTTGAACTGCAGCTATGACTGGCCCCAGCTGCCCATCCACGCCGCCGCACAGTTCGGCCACCTCGG AATCCTGCGCCGGCTGCTGCCCGTCACGATTCGCCAGTGCGACCGCGGCGAGGGCTTAGTGAGCCCGCTCTACCTGGCCATTCAGGGTGGCCAAGCGGCCTGCGTGGCACTGCTTCTGGACCAAGGCTTCAGTCCGGATGCCCAGAGCTGCCTGCACTCGATGGGCCCTCATTCACCACTCAGCTTCGCCTTCCACAGCGGATACAG TGACATATCTGGGATGTTGCTGGCGGCGGGGGCGGCGCTGCACAAGTCGGAGTGGAAGCCGGTGCTAGGCCAAAAGAACTCGAGCCTGCTCAAGCTGGTCCTGGAACACAG GTGGCTTTACCCCCCACGACACCCCCGCGGCGATTCAAGCAAGGTGGCGTTGAGGCGGCCCGAGTTGGACGACATGTTAAGGACGGCGTTGAAGCTCTTGGAGTTTGCGGTTGACTGGCTGCCGCCGCTACTCCGGGCCGGGCTGGACCCGGACTCGCTGCTGCGCTCCATCGT GCTCGAGAAGGTTGACAGCGAGCTGCTCAACTTCCTGCTGCAGTTTGTCAACTGGTCGACGATGTCACCCGCTTTGAAAAGCATCCTGTGGCGAAGACGGGCGCAGGAAACGTGGCACCCACTCCCGCAATTTG ACTCGGTCCCCGACCTGTCACACCTGTGCCGGCTGCGCATCAGGACCTTGATGGGACCAGAGGAGGTGATGAGGATGGACGCGGTCGGCGAGCTTCCCGTGCCCCTGAGCATCCAGCGCTTCCTGCAGTTCACCTAA